A genomic segment from Thermoplasmatales archaeon encodes:
- a CDS encoding cytochrome bc complex cytochrome b subunit, with amino-acid sequence MEKEDQRQKPGKFQIPKLFKPPQKGAILGPDAMHIDDLPLKTVPDYMRKRGSIWYWTGAIISIVFVYQVISGLLLLIYYNPADPYASTEAVINTVPFGSLMLTTHLYGAYAMIFLIYIHMFRNYFFGAYKKPRQLQWLSGVGLLATTVGVGYFGYSMVDDVLATDATDVGRGIAGAVPFIGKYLDSIFFGNGTSLSLFQHMLAWHIILVVGIFAIFGLHFWLAEANGMMPRHRDSNYKAPSVDTEKPWYKKWYPYNMAFIIQIALFTFAFVIIIPSILALMGNVPTLFSPFPQVPSSSPLAAFVPPYPPWFLLFVYKAVDFQFFSLAGPLSPLAATFMFAVIPLVYFLMLPFIDTTDDLHPLSKPMITSFGILGIIYLILMSAWGALAPGIAIPTSEVIIVLAIPFVVVVSGIFILSNQYKRGKFNITPKKIFSSFFLFLFVMIFAAYMFGQGFFSALSDPSGMNVFATLASGGVMMFGAVGTSRSARISEHFDEPPKKVSRNQYRMNKDLAMVISGLLLVSSIVIAYFTFQVPIVGIVGNAQFGIGMGFLMIIAAIIVRIYRAAFYNE; translated from the coding sequence ATGGAAAAAGAAGACCAAAGGCAGAAACCTGGAAAGTTTCAGATACCAAAGCTTTTTAAACCGCCGCAGAAGGGAGCCATTTTGGGTCCAGATGCTATGCATATAGACGATTTGCCATTGAAGACTGTACCCGATTATATGAGGAAAAGGGGGTCGATATGGTACTGGACTGGTGCGATCATCTCTATTGTGTTCGTCTATCAAGTGATATCTGGGTTACTGTTGCTGATATACTACAATCCTGCTGATCCCTACGCCTCAACTGAGGCAGTAATAAACACAGTACCGTTTGGTTCCCTTATGTTAACCACGCATCTCTACGGTGCTTACGCGATGATTTTCTTGATTTACATACATATGTTCCGAAATTACTTCTTTGGAGCATATAAAAAACCTAGACAGCTTCAATGGTTGAGTGGTGTTGGTCTTCTCGCTACAACCGTTGGAGTAGGGTATTTTGGATATTCAATGGTTGATGATGTTCTTGCCACAGACGCAACGGATGTTGGACGTGGAATAGCAGGTGCAGTTCCTTTCATTGGGAAATACCTGGATTCTATCTTTTTTGGAAATGGCACTAGTTTAAGTTTATTCCAGCACATGCTGGCTTGGCATATAATTCTGGTTGTTGGTATCTTTGCCATATTCGGCCTTCATTTCTGGCTGGCTGAAGCAAACGGTATGATGCCCAGACACAGAGATTCTAACTATAAGGCCCCATCTGTGGACACAGAGAAGCCATGGTACAAGAAATGGTATCCATACAATATGGCGTTTATAATTCAGATAGCGCTCTTCACGTTCGCTTTTGTAATAATCATACCCTCAATACTCGCATTAATGGGAAACGTCCCCACTTTGTTTTCCCCATTTCCTCAGGTCCCGTCATCAAGTCCTTTGGCGGCATTTGTCCCACCGTACCCTCCATGGTTCCTTTTATTCGTGTACAAAGCTGTCGATTTTCAGTTTTTTAGCTTAGCCGGTCCGTTGTCTCCATTGGCTGCTACATTCATGTTTGCAGTAATACCCCTGGTTTATTTCTTAATGCTTCCCTTTATTGACACTACCGATGATTTGCACCCTCTGTCAAAGCCAATGATAACTTCATTTGGCATATTAGGGATCATCTACCTAATCTTAATGTCCGCTTGGGGGGCATTAGCACCTGGCATAGCTATCCCAACTTCTGAGGTAATTATAGTCTTAGCCATTCCTTTCGTGGTCGTCGTATCAGGGATCTTCATACTATCGAATCAGTACAAAAGAGGCAAATTTAACATAACTCCAAAGAAGATATTCTCCTCATTCTTTCTCTTCCTTTTTGTAATGATTTTTGCTGCTTATATGTTCGGACAGGGGTTCTTTTCCGCCTTGTCGGATCCTTCAGGAATGAACGTTTTCGCTACTCTTGCATCAGGAGGAGTAATGATGTTCGGAGCAGTAGGCACGTCAAGATCGGCCAGGATATCTGAACACTTTGATGAACCACCGAAAAAGGTTTCTCGCAATCAATATCGTATGAACAAGGATCTGGCAATGGTTATATCCGGTCTGCTGTTAGTCAGTTCGATTGTAATTGCATACTTTACTTTTCAAGTACCGATTGTTGGTATAGTAGGAAACGCGCAATTCGGCATAGGCATGGGGTTCCTCATGATAATTGCAGCTATTATAGTCAGAATTTATAGGGCGGCGTTTTACAATGAATAA
- a CDS encoding glycosyltransferase, translating into MENRTVSIIIPTINEVDNIPKIVENLVSIARGNPTLGITEIVIVDDKSTDGTQQVVEKLANEILDLSIILLERNRKMGLLSAQIDGASVAKGEKVIMMDGDLQHPVDIIPNLIINSRGRDLAIASRYNGGKSVRLPLRGLISRTATFICHVALPITIKVKDPLSGFFIVRRKYVSDLRGKSLVKIKLLPYLIARYRELVISEVPYCFVERENGHSKIVDKRFKFVFQYLFDVFYMMKVNKESRDRSTSNYVNRLSQKARAQKKEEP; encoded by the coding sequence ATGGAAAATAGAACAGTAAGTATCATTATCCCGACTATTAACGAAGTAGATAATATCCCAAAAATAGTGGAAAACTTAGTTAGTATAGCAAGGGGGAATCCGACATTAGGAATAACAGAAATAGTCATTGTTGACGACAAGAGCACAGACGGTACGCAGCAGGTTGTAGAAAAGCTCGCAAATGAGATTTTAGATTTATCCATTATTCTGTTAGAGCGAAACAGAAAAATGGGTCTTCTTAGTGCCCAGATAGATGGTGCCAGTGTCGCAAAGGGTGAAAAGGTAATAATGATGGATGGTGATTTACAACATCCAGTAGATATTATTCCAAATTTGATTATAAATTCCAGAGGACGGGACTTGGCCATAGCTTCTAGATACAACGGCGGTAAGTCTGTTAGGCTTCCTTTGAGGGGGTTAATTAGTCGTACAGCTACATTCATTTGTCACGTTGCTCTTCCAATCACTATAAAAGTGAAAGATCCACTTTCAGGGTTCTTTATAGTACGAAGGAAATACGTCTCAGATTTGAGAGGAAAATCTTTAGTGAAGATTAAACTTCTACCTTACCTGATTGCGAGGTACAGGGAACTTGTAATTTCTGAAGTTCCTTACTGCTTTGTAGAAAGAGAGAACGGGCATTCGAAAATTGTTGACAAAAGATTCAAATTTGTTTTTCAATACCTTTTTGATGTTTTCTACATGATGAAGGTCAATAAGGAATCAAGAGATAGGAGCACTTCCAATTATGTTAATAGACTTTCGCAGAAGGCCCGTGCTCAAAAGAAAGAAGAACCTTAG
- a CDS encoding enoyl-CoA hydratase-related protein — MNNVNVDGFSGISFWRENNLGVIVIKTNKNFNMTRNTIDEIILALTSASLDSEVKAVAFTGQNNYFVNSIEADDSETLNLLESVRTLSLSLASFDKPVFSLLNGPCKNSGYEISLLTDYMISTTNNEVGFNNDYEFIMGGSITSQKYKFSIVGIAKENLNVDAVVARENFLGDSVELINRISSRIMVQTRKSRLRHIREVIDDEHLRYIKNRYSDLLKNREVRQKEVID, encoded by the coding sequence ATGAATAATGTGAATGTAGATGGTTTCAGCGGAATTTCCTTCTGGAGGGAGAATAATTTAGGTGTGATAGTCATAAAGACAAATAAAAATTTTAACATGACGCGTAACACCATTGATGAAATTATTTTGGCACTCACATCGGCTTCTCTAGATAGCGAAGTGAAAGCAGTTGCTTTTACTGGTCAGAACAATTATTTCGTTAATTCGATAGAAGCAGATGATTCTGAGACATTGAATCTGCTGGAATCTGTGAGGACTCTCTCTCTTTCCTTGGCTTCATTTGATAAGCCAGTATTTTCACTTTTAAACGGTCCGTGTAAGAATAGCGGATATGAAATTTCTCTCCTTACTGATTATATGATCTCTACTACTAATAATGAGGTAGGTTTTAACAACGATTATGAATTCATCATGGGTGGTTCAATAACTTCCCAGAAATATAAATTCAGCATAGTTGGCATAGCGAAAGAAAATTTAAATGTTGATGCAGTAGTTGCAAGGGAGAATTTTCTCGGCGACTCTGTGGAATTAATAAACAGGATCAGTTCCCGTATAATGGTGCAAACTAGAAAATCGAGATTAAGACACATACGTGAAGTAATCGACGATGAGCATCTTCGCTACATTAAGAACAGATATTCAGACTTACTGAAAAATCGTGAGGTTCGTCAAAAAGAGGTGATTGATTAA
- a CDS encoding SIS domain-containing protein, with protein sequence MDISLEEYIREGLAARSAVDLNKIKLLANRIYESFGEGGKIIAFGNGGSAADAQHFVAELDGHFSVERKAFPAIALTTNTSSITAIGNDYSFDDIFSRPVEALTNKNDVVFGISTSGNSKNVINGILSAKAKGAYTVGLTGKKGGKMRDLVNELFSVQSDLTPIIQEVHIAIIHMICLEIDNKMVKEKV encoded by the coding sequence ATGGATATTTCATTAGAAGAATACATCAGGGAAGGGTTGGCTGCCAGAAGCGCTGTCGATTTGAATAAAATAAAATTGTTGGCAAATAGGATTTACGAATCTTTTGGGGAAGGTGGAAAGATAATAGCGTTTGGCAACGGTGGATCTGCTGCAGATGCACAGCACTTTGTTGCTGAACTTGATGGTCATTTTTCTGTAGAAAGAAAAGCATTTCCGGCCATTGCATTGACCACAAATACGTCGTCGATAACAGCGATTGGAAATGACTATTCTTTCGATGACATATTCTCAAGACCTGTTGAGGCTCTTACCAATAAAAATGACGTTGTATTCGGTATATCCACTTCTGGAAATTCAAAGAATGTTATAAATGGAATACTATCTGCAAAAGCAAAAGGTGCATACACAGTCGGGTTAACTGGAAAAAAAGGAGGAAAGATGAGGGACTTAGTTAACGAACTTTTTTCTGTGCAATCCGATCTGACACCGATAATTCAGGAAGTACATATAGCAATTATACATATGATTTGCCTAGAGATTGATAATAAAATGGTTAAAGAAAAAGTGTGA
- a CDS encoding Rieske 2Fe-2S domain-containing protein — protein sequence MDDDSVDKGRRNFLKAMIVLSAGVAAASVVRGVLGNVIAPRSGLTSFPTMTLVNSSTNQPVHTADLENNSSIAYVFYYPLQNDPNFLIRLRNKSGQDVTVLPSDVLIPATGTKFKSPPGVGPFKSVISFSAICEHLGCIVPIIHYYPGGASIPGHPTLSNETGYIHCSCHGSTYDPLHGAGVITGPTQKPLPNVILDYDALTDIYKVKMMTGPTIYSKPNDLSGGTPFPTGTTTTGVGEVAV from the coding sequence ATGGATGATGATTCAGTTGACAAGGGAAGACGGAATTTCCTCAAGGCAATGATTGTATTGTCAGCTGGCGTAGCTGCGGCTAGTGTTGTTAGGGGTGTTCTTGGAAATGTGATTGCACCTCGGTCAGGCTTAACTTCATTTCCAACGATGACCCTTGTTAACAGCTCGACTAATCAACCAGTTCATACGGCCGATCTTGAAAACAATAGCTCAATAGCCTACGTTTTCTATTACCCTCTTCAGAATGATCCAAACTTTCTGATTCGCCTTAGGAATAAATCAGGACAAGATGTTACAGTTCTTCCAAGCGACGTGTTAATCCCCGCTACAGGAACAAAGTTTAAGTCTCCACCCGGTGTTGGACCGTTTAAATCTGTCATATCATTTAGTGCTATATGTGAGCATTTGGGGTGCATTGTGCCAATTATCCACTATTATCCTGGAGGAGCGTCGATTCCTGGACATCCTACTTTAAGCAACGAGACCGGATATATTCACTGCAGCTGTCATGGTAGTACGTATGATCCATTGCACGGTGCGGGAGTTATTACGGGACCAACACAAAAGCCTCTTCCTAATGTAATTCTTGATTATGATGCCTTAACTGATATCTATAAAGTTAAGATGATGACTGGTCCAACAATCTACAGTAAACCAAACGATCTTTCTGGGGGGACACCATTCCCAACCGGAACCACAACAACAGGTGTTGGAGAGGTAGCAGTTTAA
- a CDS encoding glycosyltransferase yields MFKDRRTDFVFQFRSIILTGLSILKGNRSLEILIARSRFLRKKFIKSSKKEIAESNVVVFEGPWHFKTFENDLKGKVVIYDAHNVESRLREKNIFYDEVKELELAISAVADAIFCVTNDDLNDFLKIYSVQREKLFLVPHFQINVGKTWNGSESDSVVFIGSVYSPNIDAVNSIKKMAIKIPEVKFYILGNFPFPFRRDSPKNVIFTGIVSDNQKEDLMCNSFAALNPVTEGSGRNLKMIDYMAHGIPIISTTVGCRGLGGYNIENIIDVCEVDGFIDMILNLKKNKERMMEESRTLIELYDDLKKQEGSSDPEEITRNLLIEKTKNKLR; encoded by the coding sequence GTGTTCAAGGATCGCCGTACTGATTTTGTATTCCAATTTAGGTCCATAATCCTAACTGGATTGTCAATACTGAAAGGGAATAGATCATTAGAGATACTTATCGCCAGGTCCAGATTTTTACGAAAAAAATTTATTAAGTCTTCAAAAAAAGAAATTGCAGAGTCGAATGTGGTAGTGTTTGAAGGACCCTGGCATTTTAAGACGTTTGAAAACGACCTTAAAGGGAAAGTCGTCATTTACGATGCTCATAACGTAGAATCCAGACTGCGTGAAAAAAACATTTTCTACGATGAGGTTAAAGAATTAGAACTAGCAATTTCTGCTGTGGCAGATGCTATTTTTTGCGTTACCAATGATGACTTAAATGACTTTCTGAAAATTTATTCAGTCCAAAGAGAGAAGTTATTTCTTGTCCCACATTTCCAGATTAACGTTGGTAAAACATGGAATGGCTCTGAAAGCGACAGTGTCGTTTTTATTGGATCCGTTTATTCCCCGAACATAGATGCCGTAAATTCAATAAAAAAGATGGCTATCAAGATTCCTGAAGTAAAGTTCTATATTTTAGGAAATTTTCCTTTTCCATTTCGAAGGGATTCTCCAAAAAATGTGATATTTACTGGAATCGTAAGTGACAACCAAAAAGAGGATCTAATGTGTAACTCTTTTGCTGCTCTTAACCCGGTCACTGAAGGAAGCGGCAGAAATCTAAAAATGATTGATTATATGGCGCACGGAATCCCAATAATTTCTACAACCGTTGGGTGCAGAGGATTAGGTGGATACAATATCGAAAATATAATAGATGTATGTGAAGTGGACGGTTTCATTGATATGATTCTGAATTTAAAGAAAAATAAAGAAAGAATGATGGAAGAATCCAGGACCTTGATAGAACTCTACGATGATCTGAAAAAGCAGGAAGGCTCTTCAGACCCAGAAGAAATTACAAGAAATCTGCTTATAGAAAAGACTAAAAATAAATTACGATAG